The following are encoded together in the Halomonas halophila genome:
- a CDS encoding DUF411 domain-containing protein, which translates to MTPRLSHVMLTAGLALGATTVHAALPDTAILYKNPQCGCCDGYARHLERLGIDVTVVDDQPLGEIKQDAGVPYGQGSCHTVEMGDYVIEGHVPMAAVEALFEQRPDTDGIGLAGMPSGTPGMPGPQNAPYEVYQFRDQQASPFMTL; encoded by the coding sequence ATGACACCCCGCCTGTCGCACGTCATGCTGACCGCCGGTCTCGCCCTGGGGGCCACCACCGTCCACGCGGCACTGCCGGACACCGCCATCCTCTACAAGAATCCCCAGTGCGGCTGCTGCGACGGCTATGCGCGCCATCTGGAGCGCCTGGGGATCGACGTGACCGTGGTCGATGACCAGCCCCTCGGCGAGATCAAGCAGGACGCCGGCGTCCCTTACGGCCAGGGCTCCTGCCACACCGTCGAGATGGGCGACTACGTGATCGAAGGCCACGTGCCGATGGCCGCCGTGGAGGCGCTGTTCGAGCAGCGGCCCGACACCGACGGCATCGGCCTGGCCGGCATGCCGAGTGGCACCCCGGGCATGCCGGGACCGCAGAACGCCCCCTACGAGGTCTATCAGTTCCGCGACCAGCAGGCCTCGCCGTTCATGACGCTGTAA
- a CDS encoding acyl-CoA dehydrogenase family protein → MDFALTEDQRALADAAADFARAELADHAADWDARSHFPVDVIRRAGEAGFLGLYTPEEHGGLGLSRLDASLIFERLAQGCIATTAYLTIHNMVTWMVASWGSDALRERYLPAMIAGEALGSYCLTEPGAGSDAASLTTRAVRDGDDYVISGSKMFISGAGATQVLVVMARTGEPDSGAGGISAILVPADAAGIEVGKKEDKMGWKSQPTCLISFDGVRVPVGNLLGEEGEGFRFAMKGLDGGRLNIASCSLGAAQQALTLSRDYLGERKQFGRELASFQALQFKLADMASELAAARLMVRHAAWRLDQGDPEATAHCAMAKRFATDMGFNVCNEALQLHGGYGYIREYPLERMVRDTRVHQILEGTNEIMRLIVARRLLADGVVEGLQ, encoded by the coding sequence ATGGATTTTGCGCTGACCGAAGACCAGCGAGCGCTGGCCGATGCGGCCGCCGACTTTGCCCGGGCCGAGCTGGCCGACCATGCCGCCGACTGGGATGCCCGCAGCCATTTTCCCGTCGACGTCATTCGTCGGGCCGGCGAGGCCGGCTTCCTCGGCCTCTACACGCCGGAGGAACACGGCGGGCTTGGACTGTCGCGACTCGATGCTTCGCTGATCTTCGAGCGCCTCGCCCAGGGCTGCATCGCCACCACCGCCTATCTCACCATTCACAACATGGTGACCTGGATGGTCGCCAGCTGGGGCAGCGATGCCCTGCGCGAGCGCTATCTGCCGGCCATGATAGCGGGTGAGGCCCTGGGCTCCTACTGCCTCACCGAGCCGGGCGCCGGCTCGGACGCTGCCAGCCTCACCACCCGGGCGGTGCGCGATGGCGATGACTATGTCATCAGTGGCTCGAAGATGTTCATCTCCGGCGCCGGTGCCACCCAGGTGCTGGTAGTGATGGCGCGCACCGGCGAGCCGGACAGCGGCGCCGGCGGCATCTCGGCGATCCTGGTGCCGGCCGATGCCGCCGGCATCGAGGTCGGCAAGAAGGAAGACAAGATGGGCTGGAAGAGCCAGCCCACCTGCCTGATCAGCTTCGACGGCGTGCGCGTGCCGGTGGGCAACCTGCTGGGCGAGGAGGGCGAAGGCTTTCGCTTCGCCATGAAGGGGCTCGATGGCGGCCGGCTCAATATCGCCAGCTGCTCGCTGGGCGCGGCCCAGCAGGCGCTCACGCTGTCGCGGGACTACCTGGGCGAGCGCAAGCAGTTCGGGCGCGAGCTGGCGAGTTTCCAGGCGCTGCAGTTCAAGCTGGCCGACATGGCCAGCGAGCTCGCCGCGGCGCGGCTGATGGTGCGTCACGCCGCCTGGCGGCTCGACCAGGGCGACCCGGAGGCCACCGCCCACTGTGCCATGGCCAAGCGCTTCGCCACCGACATGGGCTTCAACGTCTGCAACGAGGCCCTGCAGCTGCACGGTGGCTATGGTTATATCCGCGAATATCCCCTCGAGCGGATGGTACGCGACACGCGCGTGCACCAGATCCTCGAGGGCACCAACGAGATCATGCGGCTGATCGTCGCCCGTCGGTTGCTGGCCGACGGCGTCGTCGAGGGCCTGCAGTGA
- a CDS encoding MerR family transcriptional regulator produces the protein MTRTPSQAQDSENDALPRQQRTYTIGELAQIFEVTPRTIRFYEQEGLLAPTRQGQKRIYREKDRVRLKLTLRGKRLGFSLAEIREVVMMYDAMPDGNARQLRRLLELLAEKRANLERQLEDIRLMRLEIDDVDQRAREVLRQLEDTP, from the coding sequence ATGACGCGAACGCCCTCCCAGGCACAGGACAGCGAGAACGACGCCCTGCCCCGGCAGCAGCGCACCTACACCATCGGCGAGCTGGCCCAGATCTTCGAGGTCACGCCCCGCACCATTCGCTTCTACGAGCAGGAGGGGCTGCTGGCCCCCACCCGCCAGGGGCAGAAGCGCATCTACCGCGAGAAGGATCGCGTGCGCCTCAAGCTGACCCTGCGCGGCAAGCGGCTGGGCTTCTCGCTGGCCGAGATCCGCGAGGTGGTGATGATGTACGACGCCATGCCGGACGGCAACGCGCGCCAGCTCCGGCGGCTGCTGGAGCTGCTGGCGGAGAAGCGGGCCAACCTGGAGCGCCAGCTCGAGGATATCCGCCTGATGCGTCTGGAGATCGACGACGTGGATCAGCGGGCGCGAGAGGTGCTGCGCCAGCTGGAGGACACCCCGTAA
- a CDS encoding AMP-binding protein produces MPRQTRHASYLSGISDTPLKGQTIGDCFDDTVARFPDRDALISRHQGLRYRWRELQADVDRAARALMALGVAKGDRVGIWSPNCAEWAITQFATAKIGAILVNINPSYRTHELEYALRQSGTSTLILQGQFKTTDYVAMLAELVPELDDATPADLKSATLPELERVICLDGARARLGMHSWETMLTHADRISDEQLAERQSGLEFDEPINIQYTSGTTGAPKGATLSHHNILNNGFFVARTLDLTEADRMVIPVPLYHCFGMVMGNLGCMTHGAAMIYPGDGFDPQATLAAVAEERATALYGVPTMFIAELEHPEFEHFDLSSLRTGIMAGSICPIEVMRKVIERMHMQGVTICYGMTETSPVSLQTRTDAPLQKRVTTVGSIHPHLEVKLVDPGTGAAVPRGEPGELCTRGYSVMLGYWHNEEATAKAIDAAGWMHTGDLATMDDDGYVAIVGRIKDMIIRGGENIYPREIEDFLYTHPAISDVQVIGVPDDKYGEEVMAWVKLADDQPLDEDGLKTFCQGRIAHYKIPRYVKFVDEFPMTVTGKIQKFKMREEATHELGLA; encoded by the coding sequence ATGCCACGCCAGACCCGACACGCCAGCTATCTGAGCGGCATCAGCGACACGCCCCTCAAGGGCCAGACCATCGGCGACTGCTTCGACGATACGGTCGCCCGCTTTCCCGACCGGGACGCCCTGATCAGCCGCCACCAGGGCCTACGCTATCGCTGGCGGGAGCTTCAGGCCGACGTCGACCGCGCGGCCCGCGCCCTGATGGCGCTGGGCGTGGCCAAGGGCGACCGGGTCGGCATCTGGTCGCCCAACTGCGCCGAGTGGGCCATCACCCAGTTCGCCACCGCCAAGATCGGCGCCATCCTGGTCAACATCAATCCCAGCTACCGCACCCACGAGCTGGAGTATGCACTGCGCCAGTCCGGCACCTCGACGCTGATCCTGCAGGGGCAGTTCAAGACCACCGACTACGTGGCGATGCTGGCCGAACTGGTGCCGGAGCTCGATGACGCCACCCCCGCCGACCTCAAGAGCGCCACCCTGCCCGAGCTCGAGCGGGTGATCTGCCTGGATGGCGCCCGGGCACGGCTCGGCATGCACAGCTGGGAGACGATGCTCACGCACGCCGACCGGATCAGTGACGAGCAGCTGGCCGAGCGTCAGTCCGGGCTCGAGTTCGACGAGCCGATCAACATCCAGTACACCTCCGGCACCACCGGCGCCCCCAAGGGCGCCACCCTCTCCCACCACAACATCCTCAACAACGGCTTCTTCGTCGCCCGCACCCTCGACCTCACCGAGGCCGACCGCATGGTGATCCCGGTGCCGCTCTACCACTGCTTCGGCATGGTGATGGGCAATCTCGGCTGCATGACCCACGGCGCGGCGATGATCTATCCCGGTGACGGCTTCGATCCGCAGGCCACCCTGGCGGCGGTGGCCGAGGAGCGCGCCACCGCGCTCTACGGCGTGCCGACCATGTTCATCGCCGAGCTGGAGCATCCCGAATTCGAGCACTTCGATCTCTCCAGCCTGCGCACCGGCATCATGGCCGGCTCGATCTGCCCCATCGAGGTGATGCGCAAGGTGATCGAGCGCATGCACATGCAGGGCGTGACCATCTGCTACGGCATGACCGAGACCAGTCCGGTGAGCCTGCAGACCCGCACCGATGCACCGCTCCAGAAACGCGTGACCACCGTCGGCAGCATCCATCCGCATCTGGAGGTCAAGCTGGTCGATCCCGGCACCGGTGCCGCGGTCCCGCGCGGCGAGCCCGGCGAGCTGTGCACCCGGGGCTACAGCGTGATGCTCGGCTACTGGCACAACGAGGAGGCGACCGCCAAGGCCATCGACGCAGCCGGCTGGATGCACACCGGCGACCTGGCCACCATGGACGACGACGGCTATGTGGCCATCGTCGGGCGCATCAAGGACATGATCATCCGCGGCGGCGAGAATATCTATCCGCGCGAGATCGAGGACTTCCTCTACACCCACCCGGCGATCTCGGACGTCCAGGTGATCGGCGTACCGGACGATAAATACGGCGAAGAGGTCATGGCCTGGGTCAAGCTTGCCGACGACCAGCCCCTCGACGAAGACGGGCTCAAGACCTTCTGCCAGGGCAGGATCGCCCACTACAAGATCCCGCGCTACGTGAAGTTCGTCGACGAGTTTCCGATGACCGTCACCGGCAAGATCCAGAAGTTCAAGATGCGCGAGGAGGCGACGCACGAGCTGGGGCTGGCATGA